In the Sus scrofa isolate TJ Tabasco breed Duroc chromosome 7, Sscrofa11.1, whole genome shotgun sequence genome, one interval contains:
- the GUCA1A gene encoding guanylyl cyclase-activating protein 1, with protein MGNVMDGKSVEELSSTECHQWYKKFMTECPSGQLTLYEFRQFFGLKNLSPWASQYVEQMFETFDFNKDGYIDFMEYVAALSLVLKGKVEQKLRWYFKLYDVDGNGCIDRDELLTIIRAIRAINPCSDSTMTAEEFTDTVFSKIDVNGDGELSLEEFMEGVQKDQMLLDTLTRSLDLTRIVRRLQNGEQDEEGAGGGESEAAEAAG; from the exons ATGGGGAACGTCATGGATGGTAAGTCGGTGGAGGAGCTGAGCAGCACCGAATGCCACCAGTGGTACAAGAAGTTCATGACCGAGTGCCCCTCTGGACAGCTTACCCTCTATGAGTTCCGGCAGTTCTTCGGCCTCAAGAACCTGAGCCCTTGGGCCAGCCAGTACGTGGAGCAGATGTTTGAGACGTTTGACTTCAACAAA GACGGCTACATTGACTTCATGGAATACGTAGCGGCGCTCAGCCTGGTCCTCAAGGGGAAGGTGGAACAGAAGCTGCGCTGGTACTTCAAGCTCTACGACGTGGACGGCAACGGATGCATCGACCGTGACGAGCTGCTCACCATCATCCGG gCCATCCGAGCCATTAACCCCTGCAGCGACTCGACCATGACCGCGGAGGAGTTCACTGATACCGTGTTCTCCAAGATTGACGTCAATGGCGATG gggaactctccCTGGAGGAGTTCATGGAGGGCGTCCAGAAGGACCAGATGCTCTTGGACACGCTAACGCGAAGCCTCGACCTCACCCGCATTGTGCGCAGGCTCCAGAACGGAGAGCAGGATGAGGAGGGGGCTGGCGGTGGGGAGTCTGAGGCAGCGGAGGCAGCCGGCTGA